Below is a window of 'Nostoc azollae' 0708 DNA.
TCGTAATTTGTAATTACGAATTATGAATTACGTATCCCTCAAGACACTTGGAAGGCACTATTACGAATTATTCTTCAAACAGCCATTTTTTGACTTTAGCCAAACCTTGCCAATCGGGTTTTCTGGTTAATCCGTCTTCAATGCTCTTTTTAACTTCTTCTTCCCATTCTTTGTTGACAAAAATCAACTGTTGTGCAAAATCAATATGTTCGCGCAAACCCTTCTGACCGATTTCTAACATGGCCAAGGCCAGATTAATTCTGGCTTGTGGGTCTTGTGGGTTTAATTTTATTGCTTTGTTTGCGGCTTTGTAAGCTAACTGGGCTTTGTTATCAAGTAGATATAGCCAAGCTAGACAAATCCAAGCTGAACTGGCTTTGGGAGAGCGATCGCACACCTCTTTAAATACAGGGATGAGGCTTTCTGCTGATTCTCCGGCTTTATAGCGTTCTAAACCTGTATCAAAAAGTTCTTCAATTGTGGTAGTCATTAGTCATTAGTCATTAGTCATTAGTCATTGGTAATTGGTCATTGGGGATAGGCTGTAGGCTGTAGGGAAAACGTAATTTATCACCTATTGCCTATTACCTATTGCCTTTTTCCGCTGACATCTCACCATTGATATATTACACTCCGAAGGATTTGCCGCAACCGCAGGTTTGAGAAGCATTGGGGTTAGTGAATTGAAAACCCCCACCAATCATGGCATTGCTGTAATCTAGCATCAGTCCATAGAGATATAATAAGCTCTTGCGATCGCACAGAATTTTGAAGCCATCATAATCAAAA
It encodes the following:
- a CDS encoding tetratricopeptide repeat protein is translated as MTTTIEELFDTGLERYKAGESAESLIPVFKEVCDRSPKASSAWICLAWLYLLDNKAQLAYKAANKAIKLNPQDPQARINLALAMLEIGQKGLREHIDFAQQLIFVNKEWEEEVKKSIEDGLTRKPDWQGLAKVKKWLFEE